One Pseudorhodoplanes sinuspersici DNA segment encodes these proteins:
- a CDS encoding COG4315 family predicted lipoprotein — protein MKKFLLVAVAATSFIATALAQTAPIKTGDSAKGKVLTDEKGMTLYIFDKDTAGKSVCNGPCATNWPPLMAGGDAQDQGPYTVIVRDDGSKQWAYKGKPLYTWIKDTKPGDITGDGVANNTWHIAAP, from the coding sequence ATGAAAAAATTTCTTCTGGTCGCTGTTGCAGCCACAAGCTTCATCGCGACTGCCTTGGCGCAGACAGCACCGATCAAAACTGGTGACAGCGCGAAAGGCAAAGTTCTCACCGACGAAAAGGGCATGACGCTCTACATTTTCGACAAGGACACGGCCGGCAAATCCGTTTGTAACGGGCCATGCGCAACCAACTGGCCGCCGCTGATGGCGGGTGGCGACGCGCAAGACCAAGGCCCCTACACCGTCATCGTCCGCGATGATGGCAGCAAGCAATGGGCTTACAAAGGCAAGCCACTCTATACTTGGATCAAGGACACCAAGCCCGGCGACATTACTGGTGACGGCGTCGCCAACAATACGTGGCACATTGCAGCGCCGTAG
- a CDS encoding VOC family protein — MLKAATTKSPIVPCLTYRDAPAAIAFLCNAFGFEKKMVVPGENDTIAHAELVCGNAMVMVGSVKDNGYGQLMKSPRDVGGATQSIYLVVADADAHHAQAKVAGAEIVIPLVTQDYGGRDYTCRDIEGHVWTFGTYDPWAS, encoded by the coding sequence ATGCTCAAAGCTGCGACCACCAAATCGCCGATCGTGCCATGCCTGACCTATCGCGATGCGCCGGCTGCCATCGCGTTTCTTTGCAACGCATTTGGCTTTGAAAAGAAAATGGTGGTGCCGGGCGAGAACGACACCATCGCGCATGCCGAACTGGTCTGCGGCAATGCCATGGTCATGGTTGGATCCGTGAAGGACAACGGCTACGGCCAATTGATGAAGTCACCGCGCGATGTCGGCGGGGCGACGCAAAGCATCTATCTTGTGGTCGCCGATGCCGATGCGCATCATGCACAAGCCAAGGTGGCCGGTGCCGAGATCGTTATTCCCCTGGTGACGCAGGATTACGGTGGGCGCGACTATACCTGCCGCGACATCGAGGGCCATGTCTGGACATTCGGAACGTATGACCCGTGGGCATCGTAA